A stretch of the Flavobacterium sp. 5 genome encodes the following:
- a CDS encoding efflux RND transporter permease subunit — MFDKFIQRPVMAIVISLMIVFLGVLSVMNLPITQFPSISPPMVNITADYPGANGELMIKSVVIPLERALNGVPGMKYMTSDAGNDGEASIQVVFNLGTDPNQAAINVQNRVASVTNKLPPLVVREGVKITREVPSMLMYVNLFSTDKNTDQKFLYNYADINVLSELKRVNGIGSGDILGTREYAMRIWLKPDRMLAYKISADEVMEALSSQSLEASPGKTGEASGKRSQSFEYVLKYSGRFTTKEQYANIILKSNPNGEILRLKDVANIEFGSSMYDIYSNLNGKPSAAIVLKQSFGSNANQVIEDLKAKLETIKKKFPKGMDYEISYDVSKFLDASIEKVIHTLIEAFILVGLVVFLFLGDWRSTIIPAIAVPVSLIGTFAFMQFFDISLNLITLFALVLAIGIVVDDAIVVIEAVHAKMEEKHLSALNATKEAMHEISGAIIAITFLMVAVFIPVTFMSGPVGMFYRQFSITMVTAIVLSGVVALTLTPALCAMMLTNNHGKPQKKTPINKFIDGFNNFFNLTQTKYQNVLAKIVNRRAVTIVVLLGFCAGTWLISSTVPSGFIPNEDQGMFYAIIQTPPGSSLERTNDISLKLQKIAEGMDGVKSVSSLAGYEILTEGTGSNSGTCLINLKDWNDRKQSVQEIMTELEEKSKVIPGANIEFFQPPAVPGYGAAGGFELRLLDKTGSGDYKKMEKINSDFVKELNKRKELSNVFSFYSASFPQYMMKVDNDLAQQKGVSIENAMNTLSTLVGSNYEISFIKYGINYKVIVQAAPEYRALPEDILKLYVKNSRDEMVPFSAFMKLEKVYGLSEITRHNMYTSTEISGAAAPGYSSGTAIKVIQEVAAEKLPRGYDIDWAGISADEVAQGNQAIWVFLICLGFVYLVLAAQYESFILPFSVILSLPAGIFGAFLLLKCTGLENNIYAQVAMVMLIGLLGKNAVLIVEFAIQRHAAGKSVLEAAMEGAKARFRPILMTSFAFIAGLLPLAFATGPGKIGNRTIGTAAAGGMLIGTICGVFIIPGLYYVFGKISERFKYTNEQKENPLTEEFDDHHAV; from the coding sequence ATGTTTGATAAATTTATACAAAGACCTGTTATGGCGATAGTTATATCGCTTATGATTGTCTTTTTAGGGGTGTTGTCGGTGATGAATTTGCCAATCACCCAGTTTCCGTCCATATCACCACCAATGGTGAATATTACTGCAGATTATCCTGGTGCTAACGGTGAATTAATGATCAAATCGGTTGTTATTCCTTTAGAAAGAGCTTTGAATGGAGTTCCAGGAATGAAATACATGACTTCTGATGCAGGAAATGATGGTGAAGCAAGTATTCAAGTTGTATTTAACTTAGGTACAGATCCTAATCAAGCTGCGATTAACGTTCAAAACCGTGTAGCATCTGTTACCAATAAGTTGCCTCCATTAGTAGTAAGAGAGGGTGTAAAGATTACTCGTGAAGTTCCAAGTATGTTGATGTACGTTAACCTTTTTAGTACGGATAAAAATACGGACCAAAAGTTCCTATATAATTATGCCGATATCAATGTTTTATCTGAATTAAAAAGGGTAAACGGGATTGGATCTGGAGATATTTTAGGAACTCGTGAATATGCTATGCGTATTTGGTTAAAACCAGATCGTATGTTAGCATATAAAATTTCTGCTGATGAGGTAATGGAAGCATTATCAAGTCAAAGTTTGGAAGCTTCACCAGGAAAAACAGGAGAAGCATCTGGAAAACGTTCTCAGTCATTTGAGTATGTACTGAAATATTCTGGAAGGTTTACCACCAAAGAGCAGTATGCTAATATTATATTGAAATCCAATCCAAACGGTGAAATTTTGCGTTTGAAGGATGTTGCCAATATAGAGTTTGGTAGTTCGATGTATGATATTTATTCGAATTTGAATGGGAAACCATCTGCCGCAATTGTATTAAAACAATCTTTTGGTAGTAATGCAAATCAAGTTATTGAAGATTTAAAGGCTAAATTAGAAACTATCAAGAAAAAATTCCCAAAAGGAATGGATTACGAAATTTCATATGACGTTTCTAAATTCTTAGATGCTTCTATCGAAAAAGTTATCCATACTTTGATTGAAGCTTTTATTTTGGTAGGATTGGTAGTGTTTCTTTTCTTAGGTGATTGGCGTTCTACGATAATCCCAGCCATTGCGGTACCCGTTTCGTTAATTGGAACGTTCGCGTTCATGCAGTTTTTTGATATTTCATTAAACTTAATTACGTTGTTTGCATTGGTTTTGGCAATTGGAATTGTCGTCGATGATGCCATCGTGGTTATTGAGGCTGTCCATGCCAAGATGGAAGAAAAGCATCTTTCGGCCTTAAATGCGACTAAAGAAGCTATGCACGAGATTTCAGGTGCTATTATCGCGATTACTTTCTTGATGGTAGCTGTGTTTATTCCTGTTACATTTATGTCTGGTCCTGTTGGGATGTTTTATAGACAATTCTCGATTACAATGGTAACTGCAATTGTTCTTTCAGGGGTTGTGGCATTGACATTAACACCAGCACTTTGTGCAATGATGTTAACAAATAATCATGGTAAACCTCAAAAGAAAACACCTATAAATAAATTTATAGATGGTTTTAATAATTTCTTTAACCTTACACAAACTAAATATCAAAATGTACTTGCAAAAATAGTAAACAGAAGAGCGGTTACTATTGTAGTGCTTTTAGGATTTTGTGCAGGAACTTGGTTGATTAGTAGTACAGTTCCTTCTGGATTTATTCCAAATGAGGATCAAGGAATGTTTTATGCCATTATTCAAACACCTCCAGGTTCTTCATTAGAAAGAACAAATGATATTTCGTTGAAATTGCAAAAAATTGCCGAAGGTATGGATGGAGTAAAATCCGTTTCTTCATTAGCGGGTTATGAAATTTTGACTGAAGGGACTGGATCTAATTCAGGAACATGTTTGATTAATCTAAAGGATTGGAATGATAGAAAGCAATCTGTTCAAGAGATTATGACAGAATTGGAAGAGAAATCTAAAGTTATTCCAGGTGCTAATATCGAATTTTTCCAACCGCCAGCAGTACCAGGATATGGAGCAGCAGGAGGATTTGAGCTTCGTTTATTGGATAAAACGGGTTCAGGGGATTACAAAAAAATGGAAAAGATTAATTCTGATTTTGTAAAAGAATTGAACAAACGTAAAGAATTATCTAATGTCTTTAGTTTCTACAGTGCAAGTTTCCCTCAGTATATGATGAAAGTGGATAATGACTTAGCACAACAAAAAGGGGTATCTATTGAGAATGCGATGAATACTTTATCTACGTTGGTGGGAAGTAACTACGAAATTAGTTTTATTAAATACGGAATTAATTATAAAGTTATTGTTCAGGCTGCTCCAGAATATCGTGCTTTACCAGAGGATATTTTAAAACTTTATGTAAAAAATAGCCGCGATGAAATGGTACCTTTTTCTGCCTTTATGAAATTAGAAAAAGTGTATGGACTGTCTGAAATTACAAGACATAATATGTACACTTCTACTGAGATTAGTGGTGCTGCGGCTCCAGGATATAGTTCTGGTACTGCCATTAAAGTAATTCAAGAAGTTGCTGCCGAAAAATTACCTAGAGGATATGATATTGACTGGGCGGGCATTTCTGCTGATGAGGTTGCACAAGGTAATCAAGCTATTTGGGTTTTCCTTATCTGTTTAGGATTTGTTTACTTGGTTTTAGCTGCTCAATACGAAAGTTTTATATTGCCTTTTTCTGTGATCTTATCATTACCAGCGGGTATATTTGGAGCTTTCCTTTTACTTAAATGTACAGGTTTAGAGAACAATATCTATGCTCAGGTTGCCATGGTAATGCTTATTGGTTTGCTAGGTAAGAATGCCGTATTGATTGTAGAGTTTGCAATTCAGCGTCATGCCGCAGGAAAATCGGTGTTAGAGGCAGCAATGGAAGGCGCAAAAGCCAGGTTCCGTCCTATTTTAATGACTTCATTTGCTTTTATTGCAGGTTTACTTCCGTTGGCGTTTGCAACAGGACCAGGTAAAATTGGTAACAGAACTATTGGTACTGCAGCTGCAGGGGGAATGTTGATAGGAACTATATGTGGTGTATTTATTATTCCCGGATTGTATTATGTTTTCGGAAAAATTTCTGAAAGATTTAAATATACAAATGAACAAAAAGAGAATCCATTAACTGAAGAATTTGACGATCATCATGCTGTATAA
- a CDS encoding pentapeptide repeat-containing protein, whose translation MPEYFFDLEYNNHIYDVNEINFKEFERCIFNHCTFSACNFMDIIFIDCVFNDCIFNEAKINHVGLRTVTFNRCKIKEVNFAMCSKLIFEVHFYDCILDFSKFYTLKIKGTPFINCSLIAVDFMATDLTEVVFENCDLYRAEFAKAIANKTNFKTSFNYTIDPKTTKLKKAIFSLQGLKGLLYKHEIIVN comes from the coding sequence ATGCCAGAATATTTCTTCGATTTAGAATACAACAATCACATATATGATGTGAATGAAATCAATTTCAAAGAATTTGAGCGTTGTATATTTAATCATTGCACATTTTCTGCCTGTAACTTCATGGATATCATCTTTATCGATTGTGTATTTAATGATTGTATTTTTAACGAAGCTAAAATCAATCATGTCGGTTTGAGAACTGTAACATTCAATAGATGCAAAATAAAAGAAGTTAATTTTGCCATGTGTAGCAAACTTATTTTTGAAGTACATTTTTACGATTGTATTCTTGATTTTTCAAAATTTTATACCCTAAAAATAAAGGGGACCCCTTTTATCAATTGTAGCTTAATCGCAGTCGATTTTATGGCCACCGATTTGACGGAAGTAGTTTTTGAAAATTGTGATTTATATCGTGCTGAATTTGCAAAAGCAATTGCCAATAAAACCAATTTTAAAACCAGCTTTAATTATACGATTGATCCAAAAACAACTAAATTGAAGAAAGCTATTTTTTCTTTACAAGGATTAAAAGGTTTGCTTTATAAACACGAAATTATCGTAAACTAA
- a CDS encoding efflux RND transporter periplasmic adaptor subunit → MKRIIMFTGILAVLSLASCADKKEEKEEVETFAVTNPVKIDTVFTKQYVAQIKSFRNIEIRAQEKGFLQNIYVDEGQFVKAGQVLFRIMPKVYEAELLGAQAEEKAAEIELKNAKTLADKNIVSKNEQAVAQAKLDQAKAEVALAKVHLSFTEIRAPFDGTIDRIPKKLGSLIDEGELLTSLSDNSQMFAYFNVSEPEYLDYETNVKGRAQTKVGLLLANGNTFKDKGNVEVIESEFDNETGNIAFRARFPNPGKLLKHGETGKVLMDVPLPNVIVIPQKATYEIQDKKYVFVVDKNNVVSSREITIKGEIPDLYMIDSGISVDDKILLEGVQKVKDNDKIKFNYIKPQEVITHLRLKAE, encoded by the coding sequence ATGAAGAGAATAATCATGTTCACTGGCATACTTGCCGTGCTGTCACTTGCTAGCTGTGCAGACAAGAAAGAAGAAAAAGAAGAAGTTGAAACTTTTGCAGTTACCAATCCTGTAAAAATTGATACTGTGTTTACTAAACAATATGTGGCACAAATAAAGTCATTCCGGAATATTGAGATTCGGGCTCAAGAAAAAGGTTTTTTGCAAAATATTTATGTTGATGAAGGTCAGTTTGTAAAAGCAGGCCAAGTGTTATTCCGAATTATGCCAAAAGTGTATGAGGCTGAATTATTAGGAGCACAAGCTGAAGAAAAAGCGGCTGAAATTGAATTAAAAAATGCTAAAACTTTGGCAGACAAAAATATAGTTTCTAAAAATGAACAGGCTGTAGCTCAAGCTAAATTAGACCAAGCTAAAGCTGAAGTTGCTCTTGCTAAAGTGCATTTGTCATTCACTGAAATCAGAGCTCCGTTTGATGGAACTATTGACAGAATCCCAAAAAAACTAGGTAGTCTTATTGATGAAGGAGAGTTACTTACGAGTCTTTCTGATAACAGCCAAATGTTTGCTTACTTTAATGTTTCTGAGCCTGAGTATTTAGACTATGAAACCAATGTTAAAGGTAGAGCTCAAACCAAGGTAGGTTTACTTTTAGCTAATGGCAACACATTTAAAGACAAAGGAAATGTAGAAGTTATTGAAAGTGAATTTGATAATGAAACAGGAAATATCGCCTTTAGAGCGCGATTCCCTAATCCAGGTAAATTATTGAAACATGGAGAAACAGGAAAAGTGTTGATGGATGTTCCTCTTCCTAACGTAATTGTGATTCCACAAAAAGCTACTTACGAAATTCAAGATAAAAAATATGTTTTTGTAGTTGATAAAAATAATGTAGTAAGTTCTAGAGAAATTACGATTAAAGGAGAAATACCTGATTTGTATATGATTGATAGTGGAATATCTGTAGACGACAAAATCTTATTAGAGGGTGTTCAGAAGGTTAAAGACAATGATAAAATTAAATTTAACTACATAAAACCTCAAGAAGTTATTACTCATTTGCGATTAAAAGCAGAGTAG